From the genome of Oscillospiraceae bacterium:
ATACCAGGTAGAGGGTGCTTTTCAGGAAAATGGAAAAGGGCTGTCCATTTGGGATGAATTCTGCAAAATCCCGGGTAGAATCCAAGGCGGGCAGACGGGACAAGTCGCGTGCGACCACTATCATCGCTTTAAACAGGACATTACCCTGATGAAAGAAATTGGAATCAAGGCCTACCGTTTCTCCATTTCGTGGACGCGTGTTTTGCCGCACGGCACTGGGGAAGTTAACGAGGCCGGATTGCAGTTTTATGAGGAATTGGTGGATGAACTGCTGGCAAACGGCATTATGCCCTATGCAACGCTTTTTCATTGGGATTACCCAGCGGAGCTGCAGCAAAAAGGCGGCTGGCTCAACCCGGAAAGTCCAGAGTGGTTTGAAAACTATGTGACGATTCTGGCCAAACGCTTCCGCGGGAAAATCAAGCACTACTTTACCATCAATGAACCTCAGTGCTTCATCGGGCTGGGGTACTCTAAAGGTGAACTGGCGCCCGGCCTGCGCTGCTCGGACAGCAACGTGCTCGCTATGGTGCACCATGTGCTGCTTGCTCACGGGCTGGCGGTGCGAGCCCTGCGCAAATACGGCGGGGACGGGCTGCAGATTGGCACCGCGCAGTGCGGGAAAAATTATGTGCCGGTTTCAGAAAGCGACGAAGATATCCGGGCAGCAAGACAGGCCACCTTTGCCGTGCCAAATACCATAGATGACCTTTTATTCAGTGTTTCCCTGTGGAGTGACCCGATTTTTAAGGGAGATTATCCACAGGCATATTATGAAAAATACGCAGATATCCTACCACTCATCAAAAGCGGAGATCTGGAGCTGATTCATCAGCCAATCGATTTTTACGGGCAGAATCTCTACTCTGCAACACTGGTGCAGGCGGAAAAAGACAGCTTCCGTTTCGCCGAGTTTCCCGCCGGAACGCCGCGAAATTCTGTAGGCTGGGCAGTTGTTCCAAGCGGGCCGTTTTGGTGCGCCAAATTTCTGTATGAAAGATACGGTAAGCCAATCTTTATCAGTGAAAACGGTATGGCGGCACACGATACGGTTTCTCTGGATGGCAGAGTGCATGACCCGAACCGCATTGATTACCTGCACCGGCATTTGCTGTCGCTGCAGAGGGCCGTCAAAGAGGGCATTGACGTTACGGGCTATTTCCAGTGGTCTCTGATGGACAACTTTGAGTGGACCAATGGCTATGCGGTTCGTTTTGGCATGGTCTATGTGGATTACAAGACGCAGCAGCGAATTTTAAAGGACAGTGCGCAGTGGTACAGTGATGTCATTGTGTGCAATGGTCAGAATTTGTGATCTAGGAATTTTTTGAACAAGCAGGGCGTCTCTGGAATTAAAATCGCCGGCAAATCCGAAGAAAGACTCGGCGTATACGCGACTTTTAATCTCTCTATTTTGAAATGAAAATGTCATCGATTTCGTGTATTTTTCTTCCATGTTAATACCATGATTTTCTCCGCCATCCTGTTAGTAGCTCCTGCAGAAAACGGCCCTGCCGTTGATGTCGGTTGCTTTTGTAATGGTGCGGTTTTTTAGTAAATGTTCCCGCAAAAACTGCAGTGCAGTTTCACACATGAGCGGAATGTCAATGTGAAAGTCAGTTGCACCAATAAAACCAATACAATACTATGATAGCCTTTGCTGACAAAATAATTGACCATTTGCGTAAGAATGGAATCAAGGTTTGGGCGCACCGCGTCAAAGGTGCTTTCATCCGGAGAAGTGCCGATGCAAATGCCGCTTTTCGTAATTTTTTTTAATGTTTCGAGTTCCTTGTGATTTATCCAGCCAATGACTAAGAAAGCCTGTATATCTTTGCTTACGGTTTGGATGCCGTCGCTTCGGGTATCCTTTGTCAGCTGAACATTATACTTTGGCGCTTGCTTTTCAATTTTCTGCAGCAGCGTCTGATAATAAACATCCTCCAGTTCTTCCTGTATTTTCGGCCAGCAGAGCAGCGCTGTATGGTCGATTTTCGGGAAGAACTGCTTTTTTATAGTGCAGTTCTTCTGCGGCAGTGCATTTAATATTTGGCTGCTGAAATCTTACATGGACGGTGTTTCTAAGGAGCTGGACGAGGCAGTATTTTGAGATGATTTTGTTGAAATGTCTTTCGGTAATCAAAATAGTAACTGGTATGGCATTGCTTCGCGGTGTAATCTGTTCTATCGGCACGGTGAGTTTGAGATGGTGAAAGACGCAATGGGGAAACTGCTGATAGAGTACAATAAAGTTTGCAATTTCGCGAAAGCATAGAGAAGCCACGGGCTCTAATGTTTGTCTATTGCATTTCACCTTCGTTGAAAAAATGATCGAACTTGACAAAAGCCAAGAGAAAAGTGAGAAGATTTTGCACAGCCGGTGGCGCAAGCCTAAAATTTATCCTCTTTCAAATAAATATTCTCCGTTCCTCAACGACCAGCTGACGAGTATGATAGATACCAGAAACAGCGTAATAACCATAGTACA
Proteins encoded in this window:
- a CDS encoding GH1 family beta-glucosidase, which gives rise to MGFQKNFVWGAATSAYQVEGAFQENGKGLSIWDEFCKIPGRIQGGQTGQVACDHYHRFKQDITLMKEIGIKAYRFSISWTRVLPHGTGEVNEAGLQFYEELVDELLANGIMPYATLFHWDYPAELQQKGGWLNPESPEWFENYVTILAKRFRGKIKHYFTINEPQCFIGLGYSKGELAPGLRCSDSNVLAMVHHVLLAHGLAVRALRKYGGDGLQIGTAQCGKNYVPVSESDEDIRAARQATFAVPNTIDDLLFSVSLWSDPIFKGDYPQAYYEKYADILPLIKSGDLELIHQPIDFYGQNLYSATLVQAEKDSFRFAEFPAGTPRNSVGWAVVPSGPFWCAKFLYERYGKPIFISENGMAAHDTVSLDGRVHDPNRIDYLHRHLLSLQRAVKEGIDVTGYFQWSLMDNFEWTNGYAVRFGMVYVDYKTQQRILKDSAQWYSDVIVCNGQNL